One segment of Comamonas thiooxydans DNA contains the following:
- a CDS encoding tripartite tricarboxylate transporter substrate binding protein, producing MLFPFAPFSRRHASSLALSMTAILAMHIPNTQAKEAYPSKSIRLVVPYPAGGIADKIAREVGEELGRRFNQTVVVENRIGAAGNIGFEWVARQPADGYTLLLAPSSNLTVQPALFKQLSYSLDKDFTPVSLLVQTPQVLLVNPSLPVKNVQELIAYSRKHPGQVNYGTSIGAFSHLAGESLQALTGANFTAIPYQGSAPALNDLMGGQTQFIFNEVVTAIPYIQSGKLRPLAVAYRTRAPWLPDVPTTAEAGVPNFEVTSWYAVVARSGTPPDIVQRVSKELHEIVQSPGFKKRYDDIGAFTVGSTPQELGRFIKSESKKWLAVVRQAGIQPN from the coding sequence ATGCTTTTCCCTTTCGCTCCTTTCTCGCGCCGCCATGCATCATCTCTGGCGCTGTCCATGACGGCCATCCTGGCGATGCATATCCCGAACACGCAGGCCAAGGAGGCCTATCCCAGCAAGTCCATCCGACTGGTTGTGCCCTATCCGGCGGGTGGCATTGCCGACAAGATTGCCCGTGAAGTGGGAGAGGAGCTGGGGCGTCGGTTCAATCAGACGGTGGTGGTGGAGAACCGTATCGGGGCGGCTGGAAACATCGGTTTCGAATGGGTGGCTCGTCAGCCGGCAGATGGCTATACGCTGCTGCTGGCTCCGTCCTCCAACCTCACGGTGCAGCCGGCCCTATTCAAACAACTGAGCTATAGCCTGGACAAGGACTTCACCCCCGTGTCCCTGCTGGTGCAGACGCCGCAGGTGTTGCTGGTCAATCCCAGTCTGCCGGTCAAAAATGTGCAGGAGCTTATTGCCTATTCCCGCAAGCACCCTGGCCAGGTGAATTACGGCACCAGCATCGGCGCCTTCTCGCATCTGGCCGGGGAGTCTCTGCAGGCGTTGACAGGCGCCAACTTCACCGCCATCCCCTACCAGGGGTCGGCACCTGCTCTCAACGATTTGATGGGGGGGCAGACCCAGTTCATCTTCAACGAAGTGGTCACGGCCATCCCCTACATACAAAGCGGCAAGCTCAGGCCGCTGGCAGTAGCCTACAGAACAAGGGCGCCCTGGCTGCCGGATGTACCCACGACCGCGGAGGCTGGGGTCCCCAACTTTGAAGTGACCTCCTGGTACGCCGTCGTTGCACGTTCAGGAACGCCGCCGGACATTGTGCAGCGTGTTTCCAAGGAGTTGCATGAGATTGTGCAATCGCCCGGTTTCAAGAAGCGCTATGACGATATCGGTGCTTTCACCGTGGGCAGCACACCGCAGGAGTTGGGCCGCTTTATCAAGAGCGAGTCGAAGAAGTGGCTGGCTGTGGTCAGGCAAGCAGGCATACAGCCGAACTGA